The DNA window CGCTTCACCCATCGCTACTGGTCGCACCAGATTTCGGATCATGGACAGGTGAAAGAACTCTATCGGATGATCAGTGAACACTTGGGTACCGGTCGACTCTATGAGGAGCTTCGGTCGGAACTGGAGGATATGAGTCAATACCTCGACAGCGAGGCCTTGCGTCGGCAAGGTGAAACGATGGTCCGCCTGACTGTCGTGGCCACAGTCGGCTTGATCGGCGTCGCGACAACCGGTGTACTCGGCATGAATCTCTTCGCACTGGGAGAAGAGTCGACGATGATGCGGGTCGTCTATTTCCTGCTGGTCCTGATTCCCGTCGTCGCCGTGACGCTCTATACGGTGTTGAAGTCCAGACGTCTGTCCGATTTTCTGGAGACCCTTGCAGCGGAGCATCGGTCGTCCAGAGAGAAACTAACGGCCGTCCTAGCAGTGTGGAAGACCAAACATGGACGGGATTCCTAACCGCAATCGATCTAGCCGAATTCAGAAGGAGCACGATCAGGTTGTGCCAGTCTTTCAAGCTATTTATCGGATAAGGTGTCTGGTCGCCTTACAAAGCCAGGCGTCAACCGTCTATAGCAGTGGTTGCTCGCGAATGGATTCCAGAAGTCCTAGCTCGTTCCGGCTTCGAACGCTTGACAGGTTTCGGGTATTTTCAGTAGGATGCTGAAACCTTTAATGCTCATCCAGTGAGGTGAGCAAGGAGCCAATCATGAACTTCGGTCCGGCCATGGCCGGTGCAAAGCAACCTTCTCACCACAAGCAGGTGAGGAGGTTTTTTTATGCCTCGATTCGACAAGAACCTGATTACATCATTATTACCTGACCATGACGACTCCCATACACAAGTCGGTGGAGCGAAAAGATGAAAAGCTGATCATGGATGCCGGAGATATCTCCCGCGCCATGATGCGCATTGCGCACGAGATTGTAGAGCGGAACAAAGGGGTGAGAGATCTGACACTAGTGGGAATAAGAACAGGCGGTGTGCATCTGGCCCATCGGCTCGTAAAACGTATTCAGAGCATCGAAGGTGTACAGGTCCCTATCGGTGAATTGGATATTACATTGTATCGCGATGATCTGGCGTTGCGCAAAAATCAACCGATCCTGCGAAAAACGTCCGTGCCGTTCGACATGACGAACAAAGTTGTTGTGCTGGTAGACGATGTCTTGTTCACCGGAAGAACGATACGGGCGGCGATGGATGGGCTCATGGACTTGGGACGTCCGGAGGAAATCCAACTGGCGGTGTTGGTCGATCGTGGCCATCGGCAGCTGCCGATCAAAGCGAATTACATCGGGAAGAATCTCCCGACCTCTCGGGATGAGCAGGTCCAAGTGTTGTTGGACGAAGACGGGGAAGATGACCGGGTCGTCATCTTGAAATCCTGAAGCGGAGGATCCCATGAGTCTCAAGCGCAAAGATCTGCTGAGTCTCGCTCCGTTGTCTGTGGATGAGATCATGCTCGTCCTGGACACGACGGATTCCTTCAAGGAGGTGACCGGGCGGGACATCAAAAAAGTGCCGGCTCTCCGAGGCAAGACCGTCGTGAATCTCTTCTTTGAGCCGAGCACAAGAACCCGCACGTCCTTTGAGCTGGCGGCCAAGCGTCTGAGCGCCGATGTGATCAACTTTTCTCCCTCCTCCAGCAGCGTGGTGAAGGGCGAAACACTTCTTGACACCGCTCGGAATATTGAAGCGATGCAGGCGGACATCATCGTCCTGCGTCACTCCTCGGCCGGAGCTGCTGAAACGCTGGCGAACGGCGTCAAGTCGTCCGTCATCAACGCAGGCGATGGATGGCATGAGCACCCGACGCAAGCGTTGCTCGACCTGTACACGATCCGGCAACGGGGGATGACTTTCCGTGGATTGCGCGTCGCGATCGTCGGCGATGTGTCGCACAGCCGCGTGGCGCGTTCGAATATCTATGCGCTCACGAAACTTGGTGCCGAAGTGCGCTTGGTGGGACCGCCGACGATGATACCGCGTGGGGTGGAGAAGTTGGGAGCAAAGGTGTACTACGACATGGATGAAGGGCTGCGCGACGTCCACGTCATTATGATGCTTCGGCTGCAGCTGGAGCGGCAGGGACGCGCGCAGTTTCCCACGATTCGCGAGTACTCGAGGCTCTACGGCTTGACCGCCGAGCGAGTGCGGCTGGCGGACTCCGGTGCCATCGTCATGCACCCAGGACCGATCAATCGAGGAGTGGAAATCGCCCCGGATGTGGCCGATAGCTTGTCCTCGGTGATTCTCGATCAAGTGGCGAACGGCGTGGCGGTGCGTATGGGAATTCTGTACCTGATGTCGGGAGCGAACTAGCGGAATCTGATGATCGGTTGAACTGATGATTTGTCAATTGAGTGATTGAACAGATCAGTCGTGAATTTGAGCGCAGCCATTCATTACATCAACGGATCGTCAGATCGACAGATTCTATCAATAGTGGAGAGGAGCCTTCTGTGTCAATTCTGATCAAGGGTGGTCGCGTCATCGACCCAGGCCGGTTTGTCGGAGTTGACGATGTGTTGATCGAGAACGGGAAGATCGCTGCCGTGGGCCGGAATCTTCCGGCTC is part of the Nitrospira sp. genome and encodes:
- a CDS encoding aspartate carbamoyltransferase catalytic subunit, which gives rise to MSLKRKDLLSLAPLSVDEIMLVLDTTDSFKEVTGRDIKKVPALRGKTVVNLFFEPSTRTRTSFELAAKRLSADVINFSPSSSSVVKGETLLDTARNIEAMQADIIVLRHSSAGAAETLANGVKSSVINAGDGWHEHPTQALLDLYTIRQRGMTFRGLRVAIVGDVSHSRVARSNIYALTKLGAEVRLVGPPTMIPRGVEKLGAKVYYDMDEGLRDVHVIMMLRLQLERQGRAQFPTIREYSRLYGLTAERVRLADSGAIVMHPGPINRGVEIAPDVADSLSSVILDQVANGVAVRMGILYLMSGAN
- the pyrR gene encoding bifunctional pyr operon transcriptional regulator/uracil phosphoribosyltransferase PyrR, translating into MTTPIHKSVERKDEKLIMDAGDISRAMMRIAHEIVERNKGVRDLTLVGIRTGGVHLAHRLVKRIQSIEGVQVPIGELDITLYRDDLALRKNQPILRKTSVPFDMTNKVVVLVDDVLFTGRTIRAAMDGLMDLGRPEEIQLAVLVDRGHRQLPIKANYIGKNLPTSRDEQVQVLLDEDGEDDRVVILKS